From Alkalidesulfovibrio alkalitolerans DSM 16529, a single genomic window includes:
- a CDS encoding bifunctional 3,4-dihydroxy-2-butanone-4-phosphate synthase/GTP cyclohydrolase II, with protein sequence MKRDYPLCTPEEAIEEIRQGRMLILVDDEDRENEGDLTVAAEKVTPEIINFMATHGRGLVCLAMAPEWIDRLQLPLMAQKNESGFGTNFTVSIEARHGVTTGISAFDRATTILTAVSDEVKPDDIVTPGHVFPLRAREGGVLVRTGQTEGSVDLAMLAGLKSAAVICEIMRDDGNMARMPDLIEFAKKHDMKIATIADLIAYRLKFGQYTVKKTGEAILPTCHGEFTIKAFESSSDNRTHIALIKGDIKHDEPVLVRVHSECLTGDVFGSQRCDCGPQLSTAMRMVEKEGAGVILYMRQEGRGIGLANKIKAYHLQDQGLDTVEANERLGFAADLRDYGVGAQILVALGVSKMRLITNNPKKMIGLQGYGLEVVERVPVECEACASNINYLQTKKDKLGHLLNLKKTAE encoded by the coding sequence ATGAAACGCGACTATCCCCTCTGCACGCCGGAGGAAGCCATCGAGGAAATCCGCCAGGGCCGCATGCTGATCCTGGTGGACGACGAGGATCGTGAAAACGAAGGCGACCTGACCGTGGCCGCCGAGAAGGTCACGCCCGAGATCATCAATTTCATGGCCACCCACGGCCGCGGCCTGGTCTGCCTGGCCATGGCCCCGGAATGGATCGACCGGCTGCAACTGCCGCTCATGGCCCAGAAGAACGAGTCGGGCTTCGGCACCAACTTCACCGTTTCCATCGAGGCGCGCCACGGCGTGACCACCGGCATCTCGGCCTTCGACCGGGCCACGACCATCCTCACGGCCGTGAGCGACGAGGTCAAGCCCGACGACATCGTCACTCCGGGCCACGTCTTCCCCCTGCGCGCCCGCGAGGGCGGCGTGTTGGTGCGCACAGGCCAGACCGAGGGCTCGGTGGACCTGGCCATGCTCGCGGGACTCAAGTCCGCGGCCGTGATCTGCGAGATCATGCGCGACGACGGCAACATGGCCCGCATGCCCGATCTCATCGAGTTCGCCAAGAAGCACGACATGAAGATCGCGACCATCGCCGATCTCATCGCCTACCGCCTCAAATTCGGCCAATACACGGTCAAGAAGACCGGCGAGGCCATCCTGCCCACCTGCCACGGCGAATTCACCATCAAGGCCTTCGAGTCCTCCTCGGACAACCGCACCCACATCGCCCTCATCAAGGGCGATATCAAGCATGACGAACCCGTGCTCGTGCGCGTGCACTCCGAGTGCCTGACCGGCGACGTCTTCGGCAGCCAGCGCTGCGACTGCGGCCCGCAGCTCTCCACGGCCATGCGCATGGTCGAGAAAGAAGGCGCGGGCGTGATCCTCTACATGCGCCAAGAGGGCCGGGGCATCGGCCTGGCCAACAAGATCAAGGCCTACCACCTCCAGGACCAGGGCCTGGACACGGTGGAGGCCAACGAGCGCCTTGGGTTCGCGGCCGACCTGCGCGACTACGGCGTGGGCGCGCAGATCCTGGTGGCGCTCGGCGTCTCCAAGATGCGCCTGATCACCAACAACCCGAAGAAGATGATCGGCCTGCAGGGCTACGGCCTGGAGGTCGTGGAGCGCGTGCCCGTGGAGTGCGAGGCCTGCGCGAGCAACATCAACTACTTGCAGACCAAGAAGGACAAGCTCGGCCACCTTCTGAACCTGAAAAAGACCGCGGAGTAA
- the acpP gene encoding acyl carrier protein, translated as MSIEAKVKSIIVDQLGVSEDEVKPEAKFVDDLGADSLDLTELIMAMEEEFDIEIDDEEAQKLVKVQDAIDYISSKQ; from the coding sequence ATGTCCATCGAAGCCAAAGTGAAATCGATCATCGTTGACCAACTCGGCGTCTCCGAAGACGAAGTCAAGCCCGAAGCCAAGTTCGTGGACGACCTGGGAGCCGATTCCCTGGACCTCACCGAGCTGATCATGGCCATGGAAGAGGAGTTCGACATCGAGATCGACGACGAGGAAGCCCAGAAGCTCGTCAAGGTGCAGGACGCCATCGACTACATTTCCTCCAAGCAGTAA
- the nusB gene encoding transcription antitermination factor NusB: protein MKKGGTRREARQRAFQTLYGLTFPTGHSSEGLQQVFTDSPAFTDPENAKAKAPELPEKDQSFAWELVRGVYGSLEELDKAVGSFSQHWKVGRIARIELTILRLALFEMLHMPDIPLKVSINEAIELAKQFGDHNSPNFVNGILDAAARSVEKGDFGVRKNI, encoded by the coding sequence ATGAAGAAGGGCGGCACCCGCCGTGAGGCCCGGCAACGGGCCTTCCAGACGCTTTACGGCCTCACCTTTCCCACCGGCCATTCGAGCGAGGGGCTGCAGCAGGTCTTCACGGACAGCCCGGCCTTCACGGACCCCGAGAACGCCAAGGCCAAGGCCCCCGAACTGCCCGAGAAGGACCAGTCCTTCGCCTGGGAACTGGTGCGCGGGGTCTACGGCAGCCTGGAAGAGCTCGACAAGGCCGTGGGGAGCTTCTCGCAGCACTGGAAGGTGGGCCGCATCGCGCGCATCGAACTGACCATCCTGCGCCTGGCCCTCTTCGAGATGCTGCACATGCCCGACATCCCGCTCAAGGTCTCCATCAACGAGGCCATCGAACTGGCCAAGCAGTTCGGCGACCACAACTCGCCCAATTTCGTGAACGGCATTTTGGACGCCGCCGCCCGCTCCGTGGAGAAAGGGGATTTCGGCGTGCGCAAGAACATCTGA
- the fabG gene encoding 3-oxoacyl-[acyl-carrier-protein] reductase, with product METTRRIAVVTGGSRGIGRACALSLARDGFTVVLTYVSKPELAAEVVREIENTGGAARAVKLDAADREAAADFFKSLKDEPLHVLVNNAGITKDGLLIRMKDEDFDRVLDVNLKGAFTTLREAAKLMSKRRGGRIINIASIVGQMGNPGQANYVAAKAGLIGLTKTAARELGSRAVTVNAVAPGFIETDMTKDLPEDIKQAMRASVPLGRFGSAEDVAAAVSYLASDAAGYVTGQVLAVNGGMYM from the coding sequence ATGGAAACGACGCGACGCATCGCAGTGGTCACCGGAGGCTCCCGGGGCATCGGCAGGGCCTGCGCCCTTTCGCTTGCCCGCGACGGGTTTACGGTCGTGCTGACCTACGTGAGCAAGCCTGAACTCGCCGCCGAGGTGGTGCGCGAGATCGAGAACACGGGCGGCGCGGCCAGGGCCGTGAAGCTCGACGCCGCCGACCGCGAGGCCGCGGCTGACTTCTTCAAGTCCCTCAAGGACGAGCCGCTGCACGTGCTGGTCAACAACGCCGGCATCACCAAGGACGGCCTGCTCATCCGCATGAAGGACGAGGATTTCGACCGCGTGCTCGACGTGAACCTCAAAGGCGCCTTCACCACCCTGCGCGAGGCCGCCAAGCTCATGAGCAAGCGCCGTGGAGGCCGCATCATCAACATCGCAAGCATCGTGGGCCAGATGGGCAACCCCGGCCAGGCCAACTACGTGGCCGCCAAGGCCGGACTCATCGGTCTGACCAAGACCGCCGCCCGTGAACTGGGATCGCGCGCCGTTACGGTCAACGCCGTGGCGCCCGGATTCATTGAGACCGACATGACCAAGGATTTGCCCGAGGACATCAAGCAGGCCATGCGCGCCTCGGTGCCGCTCGGCCGCTTCGGCTCCGCCGAGGATGTCGCGGCCGCGGTCTCCTATCTCGCTTCCGACGCCGCCGGATACGTCACTGGCCAGGTTCTGGCCGTGAACGGCGGCATGTACATGTAA
- the ribD gene encoding bifunctional diaminohydroxyphosphoribosylaminopyrimidine deaminase/5-amino-6-(5-phosphoribosylamino)uracil reductase RibD, giving the protein MAARTDERLMARAIELAQRGLLATAPNPCVGAVLAREGEIVAEGWHTAHGHPHAEREAIADARRKGVDTAACDLYVTLEPCNHHGRTPPCTEAVLEAGIRRVVVGCADPNPAVAGGGADFLRQRGVAVEMGVLERECRDLIADFTTWTLQKRAYCILKLAQTLDGRIASRSALPEAVSGPDSQCRVHELRRLCGAVVVGGGTLRADNPRLTCRLPEAERQPLAVVVTRSLPWPDEERFWLLMHRHRELIFWTSEEGADSDQGKALSASQVRVWPLPETGHGLDLRAGLSRLHSETGVHRALCEGGGRLAFALARQGVADELRVFVAPKVLGDARAVPSFQGDWAPAMNEALGFRFTGAETSGEDMMLTLRPRE; this is encoded by the coding sequence ATGGCTGCGCGGACTGACGAGCGCCTCATGGCCCGGGCCATCGAGCTTGCCCAAAGGGGCCTTCTGGCCACGGCTCCCAACCCGTGCGTGGGCGCTGTCCTCGCGCGCGAAGGCGAGATCGTGGCCGAGGGTTGGCACACGGCCCACGGCCACCCCCACGCCGAGCGCGAGGCCATTGCCGACGCGCGGCGAAAGGGCGTGGACACGGCCGCCTGCGACCTCTACGTGACGCTCGAACCCTGCAACCATCACGGCAGAACCCCGCCCTGCACCGAAGCCGTGCTCGAAGCCGGCATCAGGCGCGTGGTGGTCGGCTGCGCCGACCCGAACCCTGCGGTCGCGGGCGGCGGCGCGGACTTTCTGCGCCAGCGCGGCGTCGCGGTGGAGATGGGCGTGCTTGAGCGCGAATGCCGCGACCTGATCGCCGACTTCACGACCTGGACGCTGCAAAAACGCGCCTACTGCATCCTCAAGCTGGCCCAGACCCTGGACGGCCGCATCGCCTCGCGCAGCGCCCTGCCCGAGGCCGTGAGCGGGCCGGATTCCCAGTGCCGGGTGCACGAGCTGCGCAGGCTGTGCGGCGCGGTCGTCGTGGGCGGCGGCACGCTTCGCGCGGACAATCCGCGCCTGACCTGCCGCCTGCCCGAGGCCGAGCGCCAGCCGCTGGCCGTGGTCGTGACCCGCTCGCTGCCCTGGCCGGACGAGGAGCGCTTCTGGCTGCTCATGCACCGCCACCGCGAGCTGATATTTTGGACCTCGGAAGAAGGCGCGGACTCGGACCAGGGCAAGGCGCTTTCAGCCAGCCAGGTGCGCGTCTGGCCGCTGCCCGAGACCGGGCATGGGCTTGATCTGCGCGCGGGGCTCTCGCGCCTGCATTCGGAGACGGGCGTGCACCGCGCCCTGTGCGAGGGAGGCGGCCGCCTGGCCTTCGCCCTGGCGCGGCAGGGCGTAGCCGACGAGCTTCGCGTCTTCGTGGCCCCGAAAGTGCTTGGCGATGCGCGGGCCGTGCCGTCCTTTCAGGGCGACTGGGCACCGGCCATGAACGAGGCGCTCGGCTTTCGCTTCACCGGGGCTGAGACCTCGGGCGAGGACATGATGCTGACCTTGCGGCCAAGGGAGTAG
- the fabF gene encoding beta-ketoacyl-ACP synthase II: MQRVVVTGLGVVSPLGNDVKTSWENLLAGKTSAGPLTRYDVEKNPTDTTFACEVKDFDDSEFLDKKSARRLEPFTRYAMYASHVALRDAGLTLDGELAERTGVIIGVGLGGLRTLEDNHSVLLEKGPSRINPFMIPVLIANMAAGQVSIATGARGPNICTTSACASGLHGIGTAYSEILLGRAEVMIAGGSESTITPMAVGGFNAMKALSTRNDDPATASRPFDRDRDGFVMGEGAGVLILETLERAKARGARIYAEIIGYGASGDAYHMAAPPEDGSGMALAMRAALRDARVNPEIVDHVNAHATSTPVGDMCEIRALRTVFGEHARKLTITANKSQIGHCLGAAGAIESVFSIMSIADGKVPGTANVSNLDPECDLDCLITGSRDQDVRSVLCNSFGFGGTNCSIIYAKYAD; the protein is encoded by the coding sequence ATGCAGCGAGTAGTCGTCACCGGCCTTGGGGTGGTTTCGCCCCTAGGCAACGACGTCAAGACGAGCTGGGAGAATCTCCTGGCCGGCAAGACCAGCGCGGGCCCCCTGACCCGCTACGACGTGGAGAAGAACCCCACGGACACCACCTTCGCCTGTGAAGTCAAGGACTTCGACGACTCGGAGTTCCTGGACAAGAAGAGCGCGCGAAGGCTCGAACCTTTCACGCGCTACGCCATGTACGCCTCCCACGTCGCCCTGCGCGACGCGGGCCTGACGCTCGACGGCGAGTTGGCCGAGCGCACGGGCGTGATCATCGGCGTGGGGCTCGGCGGCCTTCGGACCCTGGAGGACAACCACTCCGTTCTCCTGGAGAAGGGGCCAAGCCGCATCAACCCCTTCATGATCCCCGTGCTCATCGCCAACATGGCCGCCGGCCAGGTCTCCATCGCCACCGGCGCGCGCGGCCCCAACATCTGCACGACCTCGGCCTGCGCCTCGGGTCTGCACGGCATCGGCACGGCCTACAGCGAGATCCTGCTCGGCCGCGCCGAAGTCATGATCGCGGGCGGCTCGGAATCGACCATCACGCCCATGGCCGTGGGCGGCTTCAACGCCATGAAGGCGCTCTCCACGCGCAACGACGACCCGGCCACGGCCTCGCGGCCTTTCGACCGCGACCGCGACGGCTTCGTCATGGGCGAGGGCGCGGGCGTGCTCATCCTCGAAACGCTGGAGCGCGCAAAAGCGCGCGGCGCGCGCATCTACGCCGAAATCATCGGCTACGGCGCCTCGGGCGACGCCTACCACATGGCCGCCCCGCCCGAGGACGGCTCGGGCATGGCCCTGGCCATGAGGGCCGCCCTGCGCGACGCCCGCGTGAACCCCGAGATCGTCGATCACGTCAACGCTCACGCCACGTCCACCCCGGTGGGCGATATGTGCGAGATCAGGGCGCTGCGCACGGTCTTCGGCGAGCACGCCAGGAAGCTCACCATCACGGCCAACAAGTCGCAGATCGGCCACTGCCTGGGCGCCGCCGGAGCCATCGAGAGCGTCTTCTCGATCATGAGCATCGCCGACGGCAAGGTTCCGGGCACGGCCAACGTGAGCAACCTCGATCCCGAATGCGACCTCGACTGCCTGATAACCGGCAGCCGGGATCAGGACGTACGCTCGGTGCTGTGCAACTCGTTCGGCTTCGGCGGAACGAACTGCAGCATCATCTACGCCAAGTACGCGGACTGA
- the glyA gene encoding serine hydroxymethyltransferase, whose protein sequence is MEELIMRDPELAKAIELECGRQMGKLELIASENFVSTAVRQAQGSVLTHKYAEGYPHKRYYGGCEYVDMAEDLAIERAKRLFGCTYANVQPHSGSQANMGVYFAALTPGDVILGMDLSHGGHLTHGSPVNFSGKLFKVVFYGVDKDTGLIDMDQVLAQAKEHRPKMIIAGASAYPRIIDFKRFREIADEVGAQLTVDMAHIAGLVAAGLHPSPIGHAHFTTSTTHKTLRGPRGGLILSEEENMKPLNSNIFPGIQGGPLMHVIAAKAVAFGEALRPEFKTYQTQVVNNCKVLAKCLTDAGYNLVSGGTDNHLFLMDLRDKEITGKDAEIALDKAGITVNKNTVPFETRSPFVTSGVRMGTAALSTRGMKEDHMVKVAGFIVDALANTGNETRLTEISRHVESFARQFPLFAW, encoded by the coding sequence ATGGAAGAGCTTATCATGCGCGACCCCGAGTTGGCCAAGGCCATCGAACTCGAATGCGGCAGGCAGATGGGCAAGCTTGAGCTCATCGCCTCCGAGAACTTCGTCTCCACGGCCGTGCGCCAAGCCCAGGGCTCGGTGCTGACCCACAAGTACGCCGAAGGCTACCCCCACAAGCGCTACTACGGCGGCTGCGAATACGTGGACATGGCCGAGGATCTGGCCATCGAGCGCGCCAAGCGCCTCTTCGGCTGCACCTACGCCAACGTCCAGCCCCACTCCGGCTCGCAGGCCAACATGGGCGTGTACTTCGCCGCGCTCACCCCCGGCGACGTGATCCTGGGCATGGACCTCTCCCACGGCGGCCACCTGACCCATGGCTCGCCCGTGAACTTCTCGGGCAAGCTCTTCAAGGTCGTCTTCTACGGCGTGGACAAGGACACCGGCCTGATCGACATGGACCAGGTGCTGGCCCAGGCCAAGGAGCACCGGCCCAAGATGATCATCGCCGGGGCCTCGGCCTATCCCCGGATCATCGACTTCAAGCGCTTCCGCGAGATCGCGGACGAGGTGGGCGCGCAACTCACCGTGGACATGGCGCACATCGCCGGACTCGTGGCGGCCGGGCTTCATCCCTCGCCCATCGGCCACGCCCACTTCACCACCTCCACCACGCACAAGACCCTGCGCGGCCCGCGCGGCGGCCTCATCCTCTCCGAGGAGGAGAACATGAAGCCGCTGAACTCGAACATCTTCCCGGGCATCCAGGGCGGCCCGCTGATGCACGTCATCGCGGCCAAGGCCGTGGCCTTCGGCGAGGCGCTGCGCCCCGAGTTCAAGACCTACCAGACCCAGGTGGTGAACAACTGCAAGGTGCTGGCCAAGTGCCTGACCGACGCGGGCTACAACCTCGTCTCCGGCGGCACGGACAACCACCTCTTCCTCATGGATCTGCGCGACAAGGAGATCACGGGCAAGGACGCCGAGATCGCCCTGGACAAGGCGGGCATCACCGTGAACAAGAACACCGTGCCCTTCGAGACGCGCTCGCCCTTCGTGACCTCGGGCGTGCGCATGGGCACGGCCGCGCTCTCCACGCGCGGCATGAAGGAAGACCACATGGTCAAGGTCGCGGGCTTCATCGTGGACGCCCTGGCCAACACCGGCAACGAGACCAGGCTGACCGAGATCAGCCGCCACGTCGAATCCTTCGCGCGCCAGTTCCCGCTGTTCGCGTGGTAG
- a CDS encoding deoxycytidylate deaminase: MDSRLPWPEYFMKIAHIVAERSTCLRRKVGAVAVKDRRILATGYNGAPSGLAHCLDIGCLREKLKVPSGERHELCRALHAEQNVIVQAARHGINIEGSTIYCTTQPCLICTKMLINVGVREIYFQHSYPDELSREMIRESGIVFSEMPDGCAD, translated from the coding sequence ATGGACAGCAGGTTGCCGTGGCCTGAATACTTCATGAAGATCGCGCACATCGTGGCCGAGCGCAGCACCTGTCTGCGCCGCAAGGTGGGCGCGGTGGCCGTCAAGGACCGCCGCATCCTGGCCACGGGCTACAACGGCGCGCCCTCGGGCCTTGCCCACTGCCTGGACATCGGCTGCCTGCGCGAAAAGCTCAAGGTGCCCTCAGGCGAACGCCACGAGCTCTGCCGCGCCCTGCACGCCGAGCAGAACGTCATCGTCCAGGCCGCGCGCCACGGCATCAACATCGAGGGCTCGACCATCTACTGCACCACCCAGCCCTGCCTGATCTGCACCAAAATGCTCATCAACGTGGGCGTGCGCGAGATATATTTCCAGCACAGCTACCCCGACGAACTGTCCCGGGAGATGATCCGCGAGTCGGGCATCGTCTTCAGCGAGATGCCGGATGGCTGCGCGGACTGA
- a CDS encoding riboflavin synthase, whose translation MFTGLVQGMGRIEAARRQGEETRLTIRPQFSLNDVVIGESIAVNGVCLTVETFSGGAFTAYASAETMRRTNLGELSSGSLVNLERALALGDRLGGHLVSGHVDCLARVAESGEAGLSRRYVLRFPEELGIYVVEKGSVALDGISLTVNECGADHLSVNIIPETQKATTIASWSNGRAVNMEVDIIGKYVARMVGPFAARAAREGTGPKPGGGLTEAFLRDHGF comes from the coding sequence ATGTTCACCGGACTCGTGCAGGGCATGGGCCGCATCGAGGCGGCCAGACGGCAGGGCGAGGAGACACGGCTGACCATCCGGCCGCAGTTCTCCCTGAACGACGTGGTGATCGGCGAATCCATCGCGGTCAATGGCGTCTGCCTGACCGTGGAGACTTTCTCGGGCGGCGCGTTCACGGCCTACGCCTCGGCCGAGACCATGCGCCGCACCAACCTGGGCGAATTGTCTTCGGGCAGCCTCGTGAACCTGGAACGAGCCCTGGCCCTTGGCGACCGGCTGGGCGGACACTTGGTGAGCGGCCATGTGGATTGCCTGGCGCGCGTGGCCGAGTCCGGCGAGGCCGGGCTCTCCCGGCGCTACGTGCTGCGCTTTCCCGAGGAACTGGGCATCTACGTGGTCGAGAAGGGTTCGGTGGCCCTGGACGGCATCAGCCTGACCGTGAACGAATGCGGGGCCGACCACCTCTCGGTGAACATCATCCCCGAGACGCAAAAGGCCACGACCATCGCCTCCTGGAGCAACGGCCGGGCCGTGAACATGGAGGTGGACATCATCGGCAAGTACGTGGCCCGCATGGTCGGGCCGTTCGCGGCCCGCGCGGCCAGGGAGGGAACGGGCCCAAAGCCCGGCGGCGGCCTGACCGAGGCGTTCCTGCGCGACCACGGTTTCTAG
- the ribH gene encoding 6,7-dimethyl-8-ribityllumazine synthase, with the protein MHHLKTIEGMLDAKGLNFAIVAARFNDIMVDRLVGGAVDYLMRHGAERERITLVRVPGAFELPLAAKRLAEKGGVNAVICLGAIIRGSTPHFDFVASECSKGLAAVMMEHGIPVGFGVLTCDSLEQAIERSGSKAGNKGVEAAAAALEMVRVMEQI; encoded by the coding sequence ATGCATCACCTGAAGACCATCGAAGGAATGCTCGACGCCAAAGGCCTCAACTTCGCCATCGTCGCGGCGCGCTTCAACGACATCATGGTGGACCGCCTGGTGGGCGGCGCCGTGGACTACCTCATGCGTCACGGCGCGGAGCGCGAGCGCATCACCCTGGTGCGCGTGCCCGGCGCATTCGAGCTGCCCCTGGCCGCCAAGCGGCTGGCCGAGAAGGGCGGCGTGAACGCCGTGATCTGTCTTGGGGCCATCATCCGGGGCTCCACCCCGCACTTCGATTTCGTGGCCTCCGAGTGCTCCAAGGGCCTGGCCGCCGTGATGATGGAGCACGGGATTCCCGTGGGCTTTGGCGTTTTGACCTGCGACTCCCTGGAGCAGGCCATCGAGCGCTCCGGCTCCAAGGCGGGCAACAAGGGCGTGGAGGCCGCGGCCGCCGCCCTGGAGATGGTCCGCGTCATGGAGCAGATCTAA
- the leuS gene encoding leucine--tRNA ligase produces MRFGKYDPEEIETRWQKEWAEKNIFAAPDASDKPKYYVLEMFPYPSGKIHMGHVRVYTIGDVVARVRRMQGFNVLHPMGWDAFGLPAENAAIKHGIPPAKWTYANIADMRAQLKRMGYSLDWEREVATCRPEYYRFEQLFFLEFLEKGLVYRKKSPVNWCPDCHTVLANEQVEDGLCWRCDAVVENRDMEQWFLRITAYADELLDWLDKLGEGWPERVLAMQRNWIGKSLGSELGFKIEGLDETVKVFTTRPDTLFGATFMSLAAEHPLIEKLVAGRPEEAEVKAFCAKVRNMDRIKRTADDLEKEGVFTGAYCVNPVSGARMPIYVANFVLMGYGTGAVMAVPAHDQRDFEFARKYGLPLKVVITPKDAALRAEDLTEAYTAPGVLVDSGEFSGLDNEEAKAAITGHLARQGLGTTTANYRLRDWNVSRQRYWGAPIPVVYCDACGMVPVAKKDLPVVLPEDLQTLPDGRSPLTVTESFLKTTCPACGGEARRETDTFDTFMESSWYFMRYCSPRTEDAPFDRAALDYWMPVDQYIGGIEHAILHLLYARFFVKALRDLGYTSADEPFKALLTQGMVLKDGAKMSKSKGNIVDPGEMVARYGADTTRLFMLFASPPEKDLDWHETGVEGAGRFIGRVWRLAEELAEVVTPCPPCAPAPAGLSQAAKDLRRKEHETVRKVGSDLERGFQFNTAIAAIMELVNDIYQAKETLKATDDGKAVLSSAMASVLTVLSPMTPHVCQDIWSRLGNEGLISERPWPRHDESALVRDEIEVVIQVNGKLRGRLTVPAAADKAEIERLAFAEENVVRHLEDKSVKKVVVIPGKLVNIVVA; encoded by the coding sequence ATGCGCTTCGGCAAGTACGATCCCGAGGAAATTGAGACCAGGTGGCAGAAAGAATGGGCGGAGAAGAACATCTTCGCCGCCCCGGACGCCTCCGACAAGCCCAAGTACTACGTGCTCGAAATGTTCCCCTACCCCTCGGGCAAGATCCACATGGGGCACGTGCGCGTCTACACCATCGGCGACGTGGTGGCCCGCGTGCGGCGTATGCAGGGTTTCAACGTGCTGCACCCCATGGGTTGGGACGCCTTCGGCCTGCCCGCCGAGAACGCGGCCATCAAGCACGGCATTCCGCCCGCCAAGTGGACCTACGCCAACATCGCGGACATGCGCGCGCAGCTCAAGCGCATGGGCTATTCCCTGGACTGGGAGCGCGAGGTGGCCACCTGCCGTCCCGAATATTACCGCTTCGAGCAGCTTTTCTTCCTCGAATTCCTCGAAAAGGGGCTGGTCTACCGCAAGAAGTCGCCCGTGAACTGGTGCCCGGACTGCCACACGGTGCTGGCCAACGAGCAAGTCGAGGACGGCCTTTGCTGGCGTTGTGACGCCGTGGTCGAAAACCGCGACATGGAGCAGTGGTTCCTGCGCATCACGGCCTACGCCGACGAGCTTCTGGACTGGCTCGACAAGCTCGGCGAGGGCTGGCCAGAGCGCGTGCTGGCCATGCAGCGCAACTGGATCGGCAAGAGCCTGGGCTCGGAACTCGGCTTCAAGATCGAGGGCCTGGACGAGACCGTGAAGGTCTTCACCACCCGGCCCGACACCCTTTTCGGCGCGACCTTCATGAGCCTGGCCGCCGAGCATCCGCTGATCGAAAAACTCGTGGCCGGACGACCGGAAGAGGCCGAGGTCAAGGCCTTCTGCGCCAAGGTCCGCAACATGGACCGCATCAAGCGCACGGCCGACGACCTGGAGAAGGAAGGCGTGTTCACCGGCGCCTACTGCGTCAATCCGGTCAGCGGCGCGCGCATGCCCATCTACGTGGCCAACTTCGTACTCATGGGCTACGGCACCGGCGCGGTCATGGCCGTGCCCGCGCACGACCAGCGCGATTTCGAGTTCGCCCGCAAGTACGGCCTGCCGCTGAAGGTCGTCATCACCCCGAAGGACGCGGCGCTGCGCGCCGAAGACCTGACCGAGGCCTACACCGCGCCCGGGGTTCTCGTGGACTCGGGCGAGTTCAGCGGCCTGGACAACGAAGAGGCCAAGGCGGCCATCACCGGGCATCTGGCCCGCCAGGGCCTGGGAACCACCACGGCCAACTACCGCCTGCGCGACTGGAACGTGAGCCGCCAGCGCTATTGGGGCGCGCCCATCCCGGTGGTCTACTGCGACGCCTGCGGCATGGTTCCCGTGGCCAAAAAGGATCTGCCCGTGGTCCTGCCCGAGGATCTGCAGACCCTGCCCGACGGCCGCTCGCCGCTCACGGTCACCGAGTCGTTCCTGAAAACGACCTGCCCCGCCTGCGGTGGCGAGGCCAGGCGCGAGACCGACACTTTCGACACCTTCATGGAGTCGTCGTGGTATTTCATGCGCTACTGCTCGCCGCGCACCGAGGACGCGCCCTTCGACCGCGCGGCTCTGGACTACTGGATGCCGGTGGACCAGTACATCGGCGGCATCGAGCACGCCATCTTGCACCTGCTCTACGCCCGCTTCTTCGTGAAAGCCCTGCGCGATCTGGGCTACACGAGCGCGGACGAGCCCTTCAAGGCGCTTCTGACCCAGGGCATGGTGCTCAAGGACGGGGCCAAGATGTCCAAGTCCAAGGGCAACATCGTCGATCCCGGCGAGATGGTCGCCCGTTACGGCGCGGACACCACCCGGCTGTTCATGCTCTTCGCCTCGCCGCCGGAAAAGGACCTGGACTGGCATGAGACCGGCGTCGAGGGCGCGGGCCGCTTCATCGGCCGCGTCTGGCGGCTGGCCGAGGAACTGGCCGAGGTCGTCACGCCGTGCCCGCCCTGCGCCCCGGCCCCGGCCGGACTCTCGCAGGCCGCCAAGGATCTTCGCCGCAAGGAGCACGAGACCGTGCGCAAGGTTGGGTCCGACCTGGAGCGCGGATTCCAGTTCAACACGGCCATCGCCGCGATCATGGAACTGGTCAACGACATCTATCAGGCCAAGGAGACGCTCAAGGCCACGGACGACGGCAAGGCCGTGCTCTCCTCGGCCATGGCCAGCGTGCTCACGGTGCTCTCGCCCATGACGCCGCACGTCTGCCAGGATATCTGGTCCAGGCTCGGCAACGAGGGGCTCATCTCCGAGCGGCCCTGGCCGCGCCACGACGAGTCGGCCCTGGTCCGCGACGAGATAGAGGTCGTAATCCAGGTCAACGGCAAGCTGCGCGGCCGCCTCACCGTGCCCGCTGCGGCCGACAAGGCCGAGATCGAGCGGCTGGCCTTCGCCGAAGAGAACGTCGTGCGCCACCTTGAGGACAAAAGCGTGAAAAAGGTCGTGGTCATCCCTGGTAAACTGGTCAATATCGTTGTAGCGTGA